In the Drosophila gunungcola strain Sukarami unplaced genomic scaffold, Dgunungcola_SK_2 000001F, whole genome shotgun sequence genome, one interval contains:
- the LOC128261984 gene encoding uncharacterized protein LOC128261984, whose product MPKGPGALSKLYNGIISAVDRVVPNVLQPVWQSPVGPRTVFFWAPAFKWTLAVAGLSDTVNRPASAISLNQSGSLAITCLIWTRYAVVITPKNYNYLGANVAIFLVQSYLIIKHLRWRNESSRNVLHSKDV is encoded by the exons atgcctAAAGGGCCTGGAGCTTTGTCGAAGTTGTATAATGGCATAATTAGTGCAGTAGATAGGGTAGTCCCAAATGTATTACAGCCCGTTTGGCAGTCTCCAGTAG gtCCCCgcacggtttttttttgggcgcCGGCGTTTAAATGG acCCTAGCAGTGGCAGGACTCAGCGATACGGTCAATCGTCCAGCTTCGGCCATCTCGCTCAACCAGTCTGGCTCCTTGGCAATAACGTGTTTAATTTGGACCCGCTACGCAGTGGTTATAACACCAAAGAACTACAATTATCTGGGCGCCAATGTAGCCATCTTCCTTGTCCAAAGCTATCTAATTATCAAGCACTTGAGGTGGCGCAATGAGAGTTCCCGGAATGTCCTCCACTCGAAGGACGTTTGA
- the LOC128261979 gene encoding uncharacterized protein LOC128261979: MDRYKRERSPYRQRRRERLPYRERRKERSPHRENRKERSHVLTYKQLQKMPLNLRKKAVREARNRQEKIQGKRKERKRNPQDVPTARRLRNDFDRSEHNAMLASTAQELRRILQDFETLADIPHDITPTELRGEIAIAEGKATTIHVQRDGLSTLNVVLHQREPTIAQLKRAIALISRAQHKRSQRERYEERLRRRGIAADDDSDDRQPVVVAVASSTGELVHSAQRNGHDHRAFVSWRFLWRCFGLLNVDTNQPIDDRRSGGRATLKELGIENAATLKFVHRVKYFGRQRQR, encoded by the exons ATGGATCGGTATAAAAGGGAACGTTCACCATATAGGCAGAGAAGAAGGGAACGTTTACCATATAGAGAAAGAAGAAAAGAACGCTCACCGCACAGGGAGAATAGAAAAGAAAGAAGCCATGTCCTGACATACAAGCAACTGCAGAAAATGCCGCTAAATCTGCGTAAGAAAGCGGTACGAGAAGCCCGAAATCGCCAAGAGAAAATCCAGGGAAAACGTAAGGAGCGCAAAAGGAATCCCCAGGATGTTCCCACTGCCCGTCGTCTGCGCAACGACTTCGATCGATCCGAGCACAATGCAATGCTCGCCAGCACTGCCCAGGAACTGCGTAGAATTCTGCAGGATTTTGAGACACTCGCGGACATTCCCCACGACATAACACCCACGGAGCTTCGTGGGGAG atAGCCATCGCCGAGGGAAAGGCCACAACGATCCATGTGCAGCGAGATGGACTCAGCACCCTCAATGTGGTG CTCCACCAGCGCGAGCCGACGATCGCACAGCTGAAGAGGGCAATTGCTTTGATCTCGCGCGCCCAACACAAGCGCAGCCAACGCGAGCGGTACGAAGAGCGTCTTCGGCGTCGGGGAATCGCCGCCGACGACGACTCCGACGATCGACAACCAGTTGTGGTGGCGGTGGCCAGCTCCACCGGCGAGTTAGTTCACTCCGCTCAGCGCAACGGGCATGATCATCGCGCGTTCGTCTCGTGGCGATTTCTATGGCGCTGTTTTGGACTGCTAAACGTGGATACCAATCAGCCGATCGACGACCGACGCTCCGGCGGCAGGGCCACCTTGAAGGAGCTGGGCATTGAGAACGCCGCCACCCTGAAGTTTGTCCACCGCGTCAAGTATTTCGGGCGTCAGCGACAGCGTTGA
- the LOC128261983 gene encoding mitochondrial pyruvate carrier 2, with product MPKRTGPLSKLYNATISAADKIVPTAMQPFWQSPAGPRTVFFWAPMFKWSLVLAGLSDTINRPASTISLNQCASLATTCLIWSRYSMVITPKNYSLMSVNIAIFLIQGYLVIEHLRWRNQKAVFDHNTISIHLRDD from the exons atgcctaaACGGACAGGACCTTTGTCGAAGTTGTATAATGCCACCATTAGTGCAGCAGATAAAATTGTTCCAACTGCAATGCAGCCATTTTGGCAGTCGCCAGCAG gtccCCGTACTGTTTTCTTTTGGGCGCCGATGTTTAAATGG AGCCTGGTATTGGCAGGCCTGAGCGACACGATAAATCGTCCTGCTTCGACAATCTCTCTTAATCAGTGCGCCTCCTTGGCAACTACGTGTTTGATTTGGTCCCGATACTCAATGGTTATAACACCCAAGAACTACAGTCTTATGTCCGTCAATATAGCCATATTTCTCATCCAAGGCTACCTAGTTATAGAGCACCTGCGATGGCGCAATCAGAAAGCAGTCTTTGATCATAATACAATTTCAATCCATTTGAGGGATGATTGA